A single Bifidobacterium asteroides DNA region contains:
- a CDS encoding vWA domain-containing protein codes for MSIGNLSWRWPWLPILALALALTFGLLAYRMAGRGKPDQQTGARVWTLKSDLDTDEGHEALRRWRRLNRCAAILLSLALLMVLSLAARPARVDRTLEQGHNRDIVLCLDVSGSTLPYDRQVIASYLDLVRSFRGERMALSIFNSTSRTVFPLTDDYGMITAELSKARRILDGVQSQDRIDAMSGRQYQDISDWLEGTQNRRDTTSLIGDGLVGCAALLPQFAPKGQPGPAKADRRSSSLVLATDNVVSGKPTYTLEEALKLTSAAGIAVDGLYSGPDQGTEAESTRQMQRLIEARGGIFLRRQDGNSINALVRRIEHRHGADPRQQEQSSLVDAPGWWTLALALALSGYLLLAWRLKR; via the coding sequence ATGAGCATAGGCAATCTGTCCTGGCGGTGGCCATGGCTGCCGATTCTGGCCCTGGCCCTGGCTCTGACGTTCGGCCTGCTGGCCTACCGTATGGCAGGTCGTGGCAAGCCTGATCAGCAAACAGGGGCACGGGTCTGGACCCTGAAGAGCGATCTGGACACCGATGAGGGCCATGAGGCGCTGAGGCGCTGGCGACGATTGAACCGCTGCGCCGCAATCCTGCTCTCTCTGGCCCTGCTGATGGTTTTGAGCCTGGCCGCCAGGCCCGCCCGGGTCGATCGGACATTGGAGCAGGGTCATAACCGCGATATCGTGCTATGTCTGGATGTGTCCGGCTCCACCTTGCCCTACGACAGGCAGGTAATCGCCTCCTACCTCGACCTGGTCCGCAGCTTCCGGGGCGAACGCATGGCTCTGAGCATCTTCAACTCCACCTCGCGCACCGTCTTCCCCCTTACCGATGACTACGGCATGATCACTGCCGAATTGAGCAAGGCACGGCGGATCCTGGACGGGGTGCAGTCCCAGGACCGCATCGATGCCATGAGCGGACGACAGTACCAGGACATCAGCGACTGGCTGGAGGGCACGCAGAACCGCCGGGACACCACCTCACTGATCGGCGACGGGCTGGTGGGCTGCGCTGCGCTCCTGCCGCAATTCGCTCCCAAGGGCCAACCCGGACCGGCAAAGGCCGACCGACGTTCGAGCTCCCTGGTCCTGGCCACCGATAACGTGGTCTCCGGCAAACCCACATACACCCTGGAGGAGGCGCTCAAGCTGACCTCGGCCGCAGGAATCGCCGTGGACGGCCTCTATTCGGGACCGGACCAGGGCACCGAGGCGGAGAGCACACGGCAGATGCAGCGGCTGATCGAAGCCCGCGGCGGCATCTTCCTTAGACGGCAGGACGGGAACTCCATCAACGCGCTGGTCCGCCGGATCGAACATCGCCATGGAGCCGACCCACGCCAGCAGGAGCAGTCCAGCCTGGTGGATGCACCCGGCTGGTGGACCCTGGCCCTGGCCCTGGCGCTGTCCGGATATCTGCTCCTGGCCTGGAGGCTGAAGCGATGA
- a CDS encoding vWA domain-containing protein has translation MNILKSLTFEPALGWVAGGLLSGLLLLLAIALVIHGLRKGRDTDADRWALARRTAMVLILALMVLTPSTVSKTTNKAVNATDVFIAVDVTGSMAVKDAGYGAQDGISRLEAAKAAVRDLVDTYPDASFSALSFGASASVDLPLTPDVRAVDNWARGLATEPTSRSSGSSLDAPLDRLTLALKQTKDQHPNDRILLYLISDGEQTGRDERRSFSVLREGLDEAFVLGTGSAKGGTVPLTSDVGGSGAGGWVTDPQTGQPGISAMDPDTLKAMADEMSGHYQALAKGVTVREGATASASKRYRVTTVDQVRRHVTPLVWPLALVELVLVLVEAGQWVRTSRRLL, from the coding sequence ATGAACATACTCAAGTCCCTGACCTTTGAGCCTGCCCTGGGCTGGGTGGCCGGCGGCCTATTGTCGGGCCTGCTGCTGCTCCTGGCCATTGCGCTGGTCATCCATGGACTGCGCAAGGGCCGGGATACGGATGCCGATCGCTGGGCCTTGGCCCGGCGCACCGCCATGGTCCTGATCCTGGCCCTCATGGTCCTGACCCCCAGCACCGTCAGCAAAACCACCAACAAGGCCGTCAACGCCACTGATGTCTTCATTGCGGTTGACGTGACCGGATCCATGGCAGTCAAGGATGCCGGATATGGGGCCCAGGACGGCATCAGCCGGTTGGAGGCGGCCAAAGCAGCCGTCCGCGACCTGGTCGACACCTATCCGGATGCATCCTTCTCAGCCCTGAGTTTCGGCGCCTCGGCCAGCGTCGATCTGCCCCTGACCCCCGACGTGCGAGCTGTGGACAACTGGGCCCGCGGGCTGGCCACAGAGCCCACCTCCCGTTCCTCCGGCTCCAGCTTGGATGCTCCTCTGGATCGGCTGACTCTGGCATTGAAGCAGACCAAGGACCAGCATCCCAACGACCGGATCCTGCTCTATCTGATCAGCGATGGAGAGCAGACCGGCAGAGACGAACGGCGATCCTTCAGCGTACTCAGGGAAGGGCTGGACGAGGCCTTCGTCCTGGGAACCGGCTCAGCCAAGGGAGGCACGGTGCCGTTGACCTCGGACGTCGGCGGCAGCGGCGCCGGAGGCTGGGTGACGGATCCGCAGACCGGCCAGCCGGGCATCTCGGCCATGGATCCGGACACCCTCAAGGCCATGGCCGACGAGATGAGCGGCCACTATCAGGCCCTGGCCAAGGGCGTCACTGTCCGCGAGGGTGCTACAGCTTCGGCCTCCAAGCGCTACCGGGTGACTACGGTCGACCAGGTGCGCCGACATGTCACCCCGCTGGTCTGGCCCTTGGCACTGGTGGAACTGGTCCTGGTCCTGGTTGAGGCAGGGCAATGGGTCCGTACTTCGAGGAGATTGCTATGA
- a CDS encoding DUF6466 family protein, translating into MSRNTLRTRLVLIVLALIAALAGAWGLINVRAIATYNEATRTLNTSIRQARNPQADPAAIKALQDQADRLFAQAARPGPLLLPKTRQAAQANQATSTALTQRTERVLKKQQADKTKNGQDGKSGSGKGSSSGLTKQQEAEVEDLLKRNQEQSDPSSSPSPTGNTGGHQDREKNVKPW; encoded by the coding sequence ATGAGCAGGAACACCCTTCGAACGCGTCTGGTCCTTATCGTTTTAGCCCTGATAGCAGCGCTGGCCGGGGCATGGGGCCTGATCAACGTCAGAGCCATCGCCACTTACAACGAGGCCACGCGCACACTGAACACCAGCATCCGGCAGGCCCGAAACCCACAGGCAGACCCGGCAGCAATCAAGGCGCTGCAAGATCAGGCGGACCGCCTTTTCGCCCAAGCGGCGCGGCCGGGCCCCTTGCTTCTGCCGAAGACCAGGCAGGCCGCGCAGGCCAACCAAGCGACCAGCACTGCGCTGACCCAGCGTACGGAACGGGTACTCAAAAAACAACAAGCAGACAAAACCAAGAATGGGCAGGATGGAAAGAGCGGATCAGGCAAGGGCTCATCCTCTGGGTTGACCAAGCAGCAGGAAGCTGAGGTAGAGGATCTGCTCAAGCGCAACCAGGAACAGAGCGATCCCTCCTCGTCCCCCAGCCCAACAGGCAATACGGGCGGCCACCAGGATCGGGAAAAGAACGTCAAACCCTGGTGA
- a CDS encoding esterase/lipase family protein, protein MKRTVTAAPDANGYTSTELDHLTGMADRLNQAGGALATLQTQWILTNQAIRRTMPGLPALPCTQAAVPPPGHARLPLDLMVTFCSGQAQACEDLRTRLQSVADRLTKAYGLYSQAESFMERLIDSLMSKALTLFQPIAPFMLGTIGLSLGAAKLTGELDASQFQEFLETTAGIHQPLLAAAASDLTSDHHDPIGRLVTGPGLLVPFVLAHLQGDRLTMDPVQPQGKGLGEAHDIATALRNLESLGSCQDGIPYATIAVQRYREADGKDRWLVYIPGTSSHLDSPIGWCQNIQLMSDKASVRERAASLRLVDQAMRDAGVRPDDPVSLVGHSQGGIVAATMASDLSNRYHFDHIVTVGSPIAHRQIGSDTWVTSVEMREELVSSLDGADNPSRPNQLTVRGRAGGPPPPGGSRTGRTVTTAGPGKESTHGMAYQRAAWADARDLNSPAVRRQDDHFAHAIEGDLQETRYYRGRLQR, encoded by the coding sequence ATGAAGCGGACGGTCACCGCCGCACCGGATGCCAACGGTTACACCAGCACAGAATTGGACCACCTGACCGGCATGGCGGACCGGCTCAACCAGGCAGGCGGAGCCCTGGCCACCCTGCAGACGCAATGGATTCTCACCAATCAGGCCATCCGCAGAACCATGCCAGGGTTGCCCGCCCTCCCCTGCACCCAGGCTGCCGTGCCGCCGCCAGGTCACGCCCGTCTGCCCCTGGACCTGATGGTGACCTTCTGCAGTGGCCAAGCTCAGGCCTGCGAAGATCTCCGCACCAGGCTCCAGTCTGTGGCCGATCGGCTGACCAAGGCCTACGGGTTGTACTCGCAGGCGGAATCATTCATGGAAAGGCTGATAGACTCCCTGATGTCCAAGGCCTTGACCCTGTTTCAGCCTATTGCCCCGTTCATGCTGGGAACCATCGGTCTGAGCTTGGGAGCAGCTAAACTGACCGGCGAACTGGATGCCTCGCAATTCCAGGAATTTCTGGAAACTACGGCCGGCATCCATCAGCCTCTGCTGGCCGCCGCCGCATCCGACCTGACTTCAGACCACCATGATCCTATTGGCAGATTGGTCACCGGTCCAGGCCTGCTGGTGCCCTTCGTACTCGCCCATCTTCAGGGTGACCGGCTCACGATGGATCCTGTCCAGCCTCAGGGCAAGGGGTTGGGCGAGGCTCATGACATCGCCACCGCTCTGCGAAATCTGGAGAGCTTGGGATCCTGCCAGGACGGCATTCCTTACGCAACCATCGCTGTACAACGATATCGGGAGGCGGACGGCAAGGACCGTTGGCTGGTCTACATACCCGGCACCAGCTCCCATCTCGATTCGCCCATCGGCTGGTGCCAAAACATCCAGCTCATGAGCGACAAGGCTTCAGTACGCGAAAGGGCGGCCTCCCTGCGTCTGGTGGACCAGGCCATGCGGGATGCCGGGGTGCGCCCGGACGATCCGGTCAGCCTGGTGGGTCATTCCCAGGGCGGTATCGTGGCCGCCACCATGGCCTCGGATCTTTCCAACCGCTACCACTTCGATCACATCGTGACCGTCGGATCGCCCATCGCCCATCGCCAGATAGGGTCAGACACCTGGGTCACCAGCGTGGAGATGCGCGAAGAGCTGGTCTCCAGTCTTGATGGAGCCGACAACCCCTCCCGGCCCAATCAGCTGACCGTGAGGGGAAGGGCGGGAGGACCTCCCCCTCCAGGTGGCAGCCGGACTGGCCGGACAGTGACCACTGCCGGACCCGGCAAGGAATCCACCCATGGCATGGCCTACCAGCGGGCGGCCTGGGCCGATGCCCGAGATCTGAACTCACCAGCAGTACGACGTCAGGACGACCACTTCGCCCATGCCATCGAGGGCGATCTGCAGGAGACCCGCTATTACCGCGGCAGGCTGCAGCGATGA
- the purB gene encoding adenylosuccinate lyase, producing MNLSRITPVIPLNPLDGRYRRQTADLVDYLSEPALNRERMRVEVEWMIMLANGYPGNGQHPVLPGVEPLTKAEQAYLRAVPEDFDADGIAELADIEAQTHHDVKAVEYYIDRRLEAAATALGPESQLPGLTPLVHFACTSEDINNLAYARCIRGGVEQVWLPKATRIESHLATMAEQYRDLPMLALTHGQPATPTTLGKEMAVYVHRLHRQLDRIRHQDYMGKMNGATGTFGAHLAALPQVDWIDLTRAFVTERMGLVWNPLTTQIESHDWQAELFGNIAHLGRILHNLAVDVWMYISRGVFAQEPVKGATGSSTMPHKVNPIRFENAEANLEISGALLDTLATTLTETRWQRDLTDSTTQRNIGSALGYSLLALDNLDGGLQTIHPDKTQMARELDSNWEVLGEPIQTTMRAAGLAGRSGMDHPYEQVKELMRGKRIGREDVEHFIDGLDLDQDTASRLKALTPATYTGAAGTLVDFDRD from the coding sequence ATGAACCTGAGCCGAATCACCCCAGTCATCCCCCTCAATCCCTTGGACGGACGTTACCGCAGGCAGACCGCCGATTTGGTGGACTATCTGAGCGAACCTGCCTTGAACCGCGAGCGCATGCGGGTCGAGGTCGAATGGATGATCATGCTGGCCAACGGCTACCCGGGCAACGGCCAGCACCCGGTCCTGCCGGGCGTAGAGCCCCTGACCAAAGCCGAGCAGGCTTATCTGCGAGCCGTCCCCGAGGATTTCGACGCCGACGGCATCGCTGAACTGGCTGACATCGAAGCCCAGACCCACCACGATGTCAAAGCCGTGGAATACTACATCGACCGCCGTCTGGAAGCTGCAGCCACAGCCCTTGGCCCTGAGTCCCAACTTCCCGGGTTGACACCCCTGGTCCACTTCGCCTGCACCAGCGAAGACATCAACAATCTGGCCTATGCCCGCTGCATCCGAGGCGGGGTCGAACAGGTCTGGCTCCCCAAGGCCACCCGAATCGAGAGCCATCTGGCGACCATGGCGGAGCAATACCGGGATCTGCCCATGCTCGCCCTGACCCACGGCCAGCCGGCCACACCCACCACCCTGGGCAAGGAGATGGCGGTCTACGTCCACCGGCTGCACCGGCAGCTGGATCGGATCCGCCATCAGGACTACATGGGCAAGATGAATGGCGCCACTGGAACCTTTGGCGCCCATCTGGCCGCCCTGCCGCAGGTGGATTGGATCGATCTGACCCGGGCCTTCGTCACAGAACGGATGGGCCTGGTCTGGAACCCACTGACCACTCAGATCGAGTCCCACGACTGGCAGGCCGAGCTCTTCGGCAACATCGCCCACCTGGGCCGGATCCTGCACAACCTGGCCGTGGATGTCTGGATGTACATCTCCCGTGGCGTCTTCGCCCAGGAACCCGTCAAAGGCGCCACCGGCTCCAGCACCATGCCCCACAAGGTCAACCCCATACGATTCGAGAACGCCGAAGCCAATCTGGAGATCTCAGGAGCCCTGCTGGACACTCTGGCCACAACCCTGACCGAAACCCGCTGGCAGCGGGACCTGACTGACTCCACCACCCAGCGCAACATCGGTTCGGCCCTGGGCTACAGCCTGCTGGCTCTGGACAACCTGGACGGCGGTCTGCAGACCATCCACCCAGACAAGACACAGATGGCCCGGGAACTGGACAGCAACTGGGAGGTCCTGGGCGAGCCCATTCAGACGACCATGCGGGCCGCCGGGCTGGCTGGACGCTCAGGCATGGATCACCCCTATGAGCAGGTCAAGGAGCTGATGCGGGGCAAGAGGATCGGCCGGGAGGATGTCGAGCACTTCATCGACGGCTTGGACCTGGATCAGGACACGGCCAGTCGGCTCAAGGCCTTGACGCCGGCAACCTACACCGGTGCAGCCGGAACCTTGGTGGACTTCGATCGCGACTGA
- a CDS encoding lysylphosphatidylglycerol synthase transmembrane domain-containing protein — translation MTPSQSTITPEDTDSADPVQEDQVVIRDTPPQRVHDAEDLLRALAALILGILVTLAAVYLKGIAAGVESDMRQAGNAMDWLMDVPTAFLQQAVTVTVVLAVLVHLLVNREWIQAITAPLAMFLGFGLVMLTSNLILKAGNPTLIASFSSQNAIGSPVLLPDFYAGLAAFLSAAGPRRLRSSVKWGWNALYVVAIIMVAISSNSASGVLVSLILGRIMGMVVRYLAGTQNKGAWGQGVVQAIASIGIHAASLERQDPSLDNDGQPLPALDDDLIEASRIYRARDRDGRTYTVSVMDGQLHTMGYLMQLWQWIKLSGVSMRRDRSVRNSMQHHMAMLTELRDLGLTALHPYGLAESAESSILVLEDDIHLGPLEPENLDADRAKQLMDYLRRANERGFTHRRIRPETLAVDQSGSAVIAGWENGDSASSQANIALDRVQLLALIAAMIGVDQAITAARASWGVKTLAGLSPFCQMVAIPSQTQALPGWDRQILTDLRKQLQTLAPPESVAETSQVTLSRFSLRSFVALALLVVAVAVIVTQFNLPQVISAVRNANPWMAGLSFLLGSLSWVGCAITLGVFIDPAKRDFKGIFLSQVASSFTSVSMPAGVGPAFVNLQFLRRNGYDNTMATAIMSAVVAVQFATTFCLLIGIGLFTGRNTLSGMIPTNTLVIVIGTVAIIAALIMAVPYTRRLVMERLMPIVASYARHLIEILTQPRQLVVAVLGAVMQSAALGMSFWAALMAFGCRTNVFETTFVFLLANTLGSAVPTPGGLGAIEAVLFSAFRLAGVPSGVAISATLVFRVATYWLRIPLGALAMRWLSNHNRI, via the coding sequence ATGACCCCGTCCCAGTCGACCATCACCCCCGAGGACACCGATTCCGCCGACCCTGTGCAGGAAGACCAGGTCGTCATTCGGGATACCCCACCCCAGCGGGTTCATGATGCCGAAGACCTGCTTCGAGCCCTGGCAGCACTGATCCTGGGAATCCTGGTCACTCTGGCAGCTGTCTATCTGAAGGGCATAGCCGCCGGGGTCGAGTCGGACATGCGCCAGGCCGGCAATGCCATGGACTGGCTCATGGACGTGCCCACGGCCTTCCTTCAGCAAGCAGTGACCGTGACCGTGGTCCTGGCGGTGCTTGTCCATCTGCTGGTCAACAGGGAATGGATCCAGGCCATCACTGCCCCCTTGGCCATGTTCCTGGGCTTCGGGCTGGTCATGCTGACCTCCAACCTGATCCTGAAGGCGGGCAACCCGACCCTGATCGCCTCATTCAGCTCCCAGAACGCCATAGGGTCTCCCGTCCTGCTGCCTGACTTCTATGCCGGTCTGGCTGCCTTCCTGAGTGCAGCAGGACCCCGTCGCCTGCGCAGCTCGGTCAAGTGGGGATGGAACGCTCTATACGTCGTGGCCATCATCATGGTCGCCATATCCTCCAATTCGGCCAGCGGGGTTCTGGTCTCGCTGATCCTTGGCCGAATCATGGGCATGGTCGTCCGATACCTGGCGGGCACGCAGAACAAGGGCGCTTGGGGGCAGGGCGTGGTGCAGGCCATAGCCTCCATCGGCATCCATGCCGCCAGCCTGGAGCGTCAGGATCCCAGTCTAGACAACGATGGCCAGCCCCTGCCCGCCCTCGACGACGATCTTATCGAAGCCTCCCGCATCTACAGGGCCCGTGACAGGGATGGCCGCACCTACACGGTTTCGGTCATGGACGGCCAGCTGCACACCATGGGCTATCTGATGCAGCTCTGGCAGTGGATCAAACTGTCCGGAGTCTCCATGCGCCGGGACCGGTCGGTCAGAAACTCCATGCAACACCATATGGCCATGCTGACTGAATTGCGGGACCTGGGACTGACCGCCCTGCACCCCTATGGTCTGGCGGAGAGCGCCGAATCCTCAATTCTGGTCCTTGAGGATGATATCCATCTTGGGCCCTTGGAACCTGAGAACCTGGACGCCGACAGGGCCAAGCAGCTGATGGACTACCTTCGCCGGGCCAACGAGCGCGGCTTCACACACCGCCGCATCCGCCCAGAGACTCTGGCCGTGGATCAGTCAGGCTCCGCGGTCATCGCCGGCTGGGAGAACGGCGACAGCGCCAGCTCCCAGGCCAACATCGCCCTGGACCGGGTCCAGCTTCTCGCCCTGATCGCCGCGATGATCGGCGTGGACCAAGCCATCACGGCCGCCCGCGCCTCCTGGGGGGTCAAGACCCTGGCGGGGCTATCGCCATTCTGCCAGATGGTGGCCATTCCCTCGCAGACCCAGGCCTTGCCTGGCTGGGATCGACAGATTCTGACTGATCTGCGCAAACAGCTGCAGACCTTGGCTCCTCCTGAGTCGGTGGCTGAGACCAGCCAGGTAACCCTCTCACGTTTCAGTCTGCGCAGCTTCGTGGCCCTGGCCTTGCTGGTAGTAGCTGTCGCCGTCATCGTCACCCAGTTCAATCTGCCCCAGGTCATCAGCGCCGTCCGCAATGCCAACCCTTGGATGGCTGGCCTCTCCTTCCTGCTGGGATCACTGTCCTGGGTGGGTTGCGCCATTACCCTAGGAGTCTTCATCGACCCGGCCAAGCGCGATTTCAAGGGCATTTTCCTATCCCAGGTGGCCTCCTCGTTCACCTCGGTCTCCATGCCCGCCGGGGTGGGGCCGGCCTTCGTCAACCTGCAGTTCCTGAGGCGGAACGGTTATGACAACACCATGGCCACGGCCATCATGAGCGCCGTGGTGGCCGTCCAGTTCGCGACCACCTTCTGTCTGCTGATCGGCATCGGGCTGTTCACCGGGCGCAACACCCTATCCGGGATGATCCCCACCAACACCCTGGTCATCGTCATCGGGACAGTGGCCATCATCGCAGCCCTGATCATGGCCGTGCCTTACACACGGCGACTGGTCATGGAACGCCTGATGCCCATCGTGGCCTCTTACGCCCGCCACCTTATAGAGATTCTGACTCAGCCCAGGCAGCTGGTGGTGGCCGTGCTTGGGGCTGTGATGCAGTCAGCCGCCCTGGGCATGAGTTTCTGGGCCGCCCTGATGGCCTTCGGCTGCCGGACCAACGTTTTCGAGACTACCTTCGTCTTCCTCCTGGCCAATACGCTGGGTTCGGCTGTCCCCACACCCGGCGGCCTGGGAGCCATAGAGGCGGTGCTCTTCTCCGCCTTCCGCCTGGCAGGCGTTCCCTCGGGCGTAGCCATCTCGGCCACTCTGGTCTTCCGGGTGGCCACCTATTGGCTGCGCATCCCCTTGGGAGCCTTGGCCATGCGCTGGCTGAGCAACCATAATCGCATCTAA